The stretch of DNA gtgggtgtgcgtgtgtgcgtgtgtgtgtgtgtatgtatgtctatgtgtgtgcattctcgCTGAtgggatgtgcgtgtgtgtgtgtgtgtgtgtgtgtgtgtgtgtgtgtgtgtgtgtgtttatttatatgtgtgtgtgtatctgtgtgtgtgtgtgtgtgtgtgtttttggagaATGAGATTACACACTGATCTGCCCTTAGCTTTGTTTCGCAGTTGACTGAGAGAGAGCATTTGTAACACAGATGGCACACCTTCGTATTTCgtatgggctgtgtgtgtgtgtgtttttggagaATGAGATTACACACTGATCTGCCCATAAGCTTTGTTTCGCAGTTGACTGAGCGAGAGCATTTGTAACACAGGTGGCACACCTTCGTATTTCgtatgggctgtgtgtgtgtgtgtgtgtgtgtgtgtgtgtgagagagagagagagatacagatggCTTACCTTCGCTCGGATGACGGTGCAGTGTAATGAGCTAGTTTCCGTCTCATAACGAAGATCGAACTCCAGAGTACCCAGAGACGCTAAAAATGACGACCAAAGACATTAATTACTCAGCAATGAATCGTTGATCACCTATGATTAGGCAATTTATCAGCAGTTGGTCTGTTAACTAATAGATTACATCTTGCCAATCAGATACCAAATTCCCTGGTGTACACAGGGGCATATGCGCTTGGTATTAACAGAAGCAGTGACCTTTAAGGACAGTTTTACTGATACACTTTTTTATTGTATAGATGAATAACCATGTCAACAAGTACAGACTCTAGCAGAATGtggttaattttttttttctaacctTTATCCATAAATAATGACAATGACTCCAAACACGGAGAGATATTGACAGCTATGTATTAATCCTTAATAACAGTTAATTAATGGCATTAATAATGCTCAAGTAATACCACTAAACAATGTTGTTCATAAAGAACTGTGATTTCTTTGTCCACTCCTCTGTGACCATTAAACTAATCTCCTTTCAGAGGTCACTATGTACTGATATATTGGTTAATAATGATAATATAATCCAAACCCTCTATGATACCAGCTAACCTGATCAATGACGAGACTCCAGTGAAAAAAACATCTGGTATCACCACATACTACCATCCCTGCTCGCAGCTATTATTTCCTCTTGACATAAAACACAGTCTATGGGGTGCACTCGGTGAAAACCAAACCATATGGTTGTGTTTGTTCATTGTAAATGTCATAGAACTAATTCTGATGAGCTAGATAGAATGGCAAAAGCGTTGCAGTGTCTGAAGTTGACGACAGCTAGAATGAGTGAGTGGCCCTACAAACTACCAGCTAGTTCAAGAAAATTACCCAACGTATATCTTAATATCCGGtgtcattttttaattcacttcagttGTCGTCCTAAACTGGAAGTGGCCATGATGTCGAAAATGAACtatagactgtataaataagATATTAACTGATAATATGAATTAGCATAGCATAGTAATAACCTATGGCAGACATAGACAGGCTAACTCATTCGACAACAGCACCTGCTGTGGCTGTCACCAGCCAgttgtgtgttgctgttgtaTACTGCGCTATGTTGTATTTTAATCTGGCTAGATTGTCGACCAAGTGCCCAACCAATCGGACTAGGACTTTAACATCTTTCCCTGTGTATAACTGAGAAAGTTAAGGCCAGAGATAGCCACTGTGACCAGTGAACATGTTGTCTGCTGTTGGAAGCGTCCATGGCTTATGGACCCACTGTTGTCGTCGCTATCGCAACTGTCGATCTCTATGGACGTGTCCATACTGCTCATCATCGACAGtgtccctccccctcctccagtTGCCCCCGGCGACATCGGAGACAGCAGCCCACCAACCGCGgaggccccgcctccccccagCAACGGGGATGACGGACAGGCAGCCTGGTTAGGTGACAGCGAATCAGAaatggaggaggtgggggagaggcGGGGAAAGTAGGCAGAGATCTGCCTGATTGGTCGGATGGGACCTGGACAGACGTCGATGGCCATGTGCTCCTGGATGGAGATGCCCATCCGCTTTCCCTTTCGTACCGTCATTTAGCTATGAgagcgagggatagagagatagagagagagagagagagagagagatggagagagaggtagatagaTAAATATCAAGGTAGCTCTATTgagtttaaaatgtaaatatcTAACTTAAATGTAAAGATTTCTGATGTTTCTGTACATACACAAGTCTTTTTAAGTCTACCGACATGTAGATtttatacatttacatacatttcaTGACTGCTTTGTCAATATTAGAACTTCAAATTGGACCCATagctagatagagagagagggggaggaactGTCCCAGCACACTAGGAGTGGTGGGGCGGACGCGTCTATATTTGTCCTGGCGAACGGAAGTCATTTATTTTCTATGCGAGCCAGCGACGATCTCGCCATCGTGTTTTATTGCTGTGTCAGAGGAGAGTTGAAGTCCGTTCGACTTTATGGTAATGAGCCTTGATGTGGTCCGGCAGCAACCGGCTGCGACCAATTCAAAAATGAGAATGAATGTGCAGTTGAGAgaacaaaacattttttgatGAGAGAATTAGTAAGGGGTTGCAGTtatttaaaggggaactatgcaaTATTTTAAGTTAATAAAACAGTTTAGAAATCATTGTGATGGTTAAATGATCTGTTGTGGCGAAAACGGCGGCGGAGACTCTCTGAGCGAAAAACTAGCCTTGCAAGACCTGCGTCCCGGCAAAGTAGGAAACTAGCCTTGCAAGACCTGCGTCCCGGCAAAGTAGGAAACTAGCCTTGCAAGACCTGCGTCCCGGTAAAGTAGGAAACTAGCCTTGCAAGATCTGCGTCCCGGCAAAGTAGGAAACTAGCCTTGCAAGACCTGCGTCCCGGCAAAGTAGGAAACTAGCCTTGCAAGATCTGCGATCTgcgtctgccccccccccagcaccGGTTAGTCATGCCGGCTATCTAAGAGCAAGCAGTGATGGCTTCATTTTGTAGATGTtcatcatggcagagccagtgaaAAGACCAAAGAGATGGTTGTGTAATATGCAGCCCAAAAGCTGGGGGGAGCTCCttagagaaaggggggggagagagagagagagagagggagagagagagagagagagggagagagagggggagagagagagagagagagagagagagggagggagagagagagagagagggagagagggagaaagagagagagagagagagagagagagtgagggaggggaaAAGACTGTAGGGGATGGTGatagtagagagaaagagattcatTCAAATTGATATTAGGACATGAAATTGAAAACTAGAAAACCCCACAGAGTAATTACATGAGATTCAAGTTCCCCTGAAAACGCCCAAATCACAAACGACGCACGCAGCGTCTCCACGGCAACGAAGGGATTTTTAGGTTTATTTCACAATTTTATTCCAAAACCAATCACAAAATTGCCTCATACAATCCACATCACGTGTGAAAGCCGCTTTGCTATTCCCACTGAGTTCAATGTGACACAAAAATAATGGATCTGTTCCAATGTCGACACAAAGGATTCTGGGATAGCCGCTGAGAGTGACAGCAACACGCAGCGTCGGCGAAAAGGTGATTCTGAGTCAATTTAGTTCCATTTGTCAATCAAAACATAAGAGGTCTGTCAATTGACAGCGGAGACGGCAGGAGTCTGACTGTGGCCAGGAGTTCCCATCAGAACAAGAGGCTCTCTACCCAGACGGTCAATATGGCATCTCTCTACTCACAATGCCTGCAATCACTGACCACTGTCAATATTGTAAGACACACAAGGATAATACATGTGCGCAcccacacctacagtacacacacacacacacacacacacacacacacacacacacacatacacatacacatacacacacacaaatacacacacagatttacacactcacattcttACAGTCAACTGTCACACtctcatcctctttctctctcacacaaacacactcccaaacactcacgcacacacgcaagcatgcacgcacgcacgcacgcacgcacgcacgcactcaatGCCTAAAAACTgcaaatattaatttaataaggAGGCAAGATTTTTGACTTTACTCTGTGcctatcattcaaattagggcccATGGTGTTTTTGAGTCTcatgaccacacacagacacagacacagacacgcacacgcacacgcacacgcacacgcacagatatCATATCCCATGGCTGTCTTGAGTTCACGTGATAGGCTAGCAGTGGCAGATCTGGCAGACACCTGGAGGAGGAAGACTGTCTCCACTGGGAAAGCAGGTGGAGGCAGCACAGCAAAGCAAATTACAGCCAGACAGGACCCCACTCCCCCAGACAGGACCCCACTCCTCCAGACAGGAGCCCACTCCCCCAGACAGGACCCTACTCCCCCAGACAGGACCCCACTCCCCCAGCAGGACCCCACTCCCCCAGACAGGACCCCACTCCCCCAGACCCCACTCCCCCAGACCCCACTCCCCCAGACAGGACCCCACTCCCCCAGACAGGACCCCACTCCCCCAGACCCCACTCCCCCAGACAGGACCCCACTCCCCCAGGCAGGACCCCACTCCCCCAGACCCCACTCCCCCAGACAGGACCCCACTCCCCCAGACAGGAGCCCACTCCCCCAGACAGGACCCCACTCCCCCAGCAGGACCCCACTCCCCCAGACAGGACCCCACTCCCCCAGACCCCACTCCCCCAGACAGGACCCCACTCCCCCAGGCAGGACCCCACTCCCCCAGACCCCACTCCCCCAGACCCCACTCCCCCAGACAGGACCCCACTCCCCCAGGCAGGACCCCACTCCCCCAGACAGGACCCCACTCCCCCAGACAGGACCCCACTCCCCCAGACCCCACTCCCCCAGACAGGACCCCACTCCCCCAGACCCCACTCCCCCAGACAGGACCCCACTCCCCCAGGCAGGACCCCACTCCCCCAGACCCCACTCCCCCAGGCAGGACCCCACTCCCCCAGACAGGACCCCACTCCCCCAGGCAGGACCCCACTCCCCCAGACCCCACTCCCCCAGACCCCACTCCCCCAGGCAGGACCCCACTCCTCTAGCCAAAGAGCAGGAGAGCTGTGGAGCAACGGAATGGGGTCTATTGAAACACACTAAGCAGTTTATCCAGAAGACAGGCAGGAAaaaacagggagagaggagatagaaagagaggtagagggagagagagagagggagggagaaaaataaTTCAGAGTTCTTTTTAACATATTTGTCCTTCTATGTGTATATGtaattgagctttggcaataatgttaCTGAAACGTTCAagccaataaagctttcttgaattgaattgaattgaattgaattgagagagagagagagagagagagagagaaggaaaggaagaCCAATCAGATTGCATCTGAAGAGGactgagacagaaacagagggagaggaggaacaagagacagggagagagaatgagagaagaggaggaacaagagacagggagagagaatgagagaagaaaCATAACCAGAGAGGTGCAATACTCCTATATTAGAGCATGATTCCACCAATAACCTGCAGAACCaaataagaaagaaagagctTATTGCTTTACCAACACATGGGCACAGATACGGAGACAGCAATATAAAAAGGAGAGAACAAACTGGGGGAtatatggagagagaaagagagagagggagagagagaacacatggagagagagagagagagaaagagaacacctggagagagagagaaagagagagagagagagagagagagagagagagggacagaacaactgaagagagagagggagagagagaaagagagaacacctgaagagagagagaaagagaaagaacacctggagagaaagagagaaagagagaaagagagagagagggacagaacaactgaagagagagagggagagagagaaagagagaacaactgagagagaatttttttttttttttttttgaattttcaaaaactctttattacaatcttaaaaatacatcaagatcaacttgacactatactcaaaaagtaaaagttagGAAAGTTAAATAAAGTAATGTGCAATCTGTAGCTTATCATTCTCAACAATACACATCACGCTGTTGTAGCaccatttttcctcaaaaacatcaagaattttcatagatttataaaaatgaaaatcaatcaaCATACGACACCTTACAAGAATAGAAAACACCATTAGGATATCAACATCTACATCCTGCTCAACTTTCCTTTTACGACTAACATATATCGCCATCTTTGCTTGCCCAAGCAGAAAGTTTAGGAGCTGACACTTGAAGCGATGCTTTTGTACATATTTaaaaccaaaaatgaaaatCTCCGAAGAGAAACTTTCATCAAACTTAAAGAAAAGTGCCatcaaaacagcaaaaagaGGTCTGAGCCTCTGGCAGTGCATAAAGGCATGGAATACAGTCTCCCTTACAGAACAAAAAGGGCACCCCTGATCAACCATTggatttaaaacagaaataaaagcatTCACTGCTATTGCACCATGCAGAATACGCCATTGTAGATCGCCAGCTTTTTtagttaatggtgacttgtacaACGCACGCCATTGTGGTTTGACATCATTTTCAACCTGCAACACTTCACGCCAGGGTGTATCCACCCTCTTGTCCAGAGACCTTTTATTTagggagagaacacacagtttGTACAATGATTTACTAGTTGCAGCTGTAGGACCCAGGAAAACTAAACTATCTGGGAGTAAGAAGCAACCAGTGCAACCTGTTAAATCTGGAAGTAGAGTAAGTCTGGGAAAGGGGTCATGGCAGTCAGGACTACACTCCCCCCCAAAATAATCTCCAAGCAATTGCATCTCCTCCCCAGTTAGGAGAGACCGCCATTTCCCAAGTAGCTGATCAACTATCCTAATGGACTTCACACCTAAGTGCTGAGCTAAAGTATGGCTATTACTGATATCAGGACCAGCAAACTCTACTAGATCCCTAAGGGTTGTAACTCCAGAGCTGATAAGCTTAGAAGTAGGTACCAGGGACAAGTCCTGACTCACATCAAGAACCGAACCATGAATCAGAGGCTCCTTTAACAACCAGAATAATGAGCTTGTCTGTCGTGGGCGTTGAATTATAAACAGAGACCAGACTTTGAACAGATTCTTATAAAATGCAGGAAGTAAATTAAAATTCATTCTATTTGGATTAAACCAGAACAAAGACCTATCTAAGCCCAACCCTTCAAAAAGTTGTAAAATACAACAGGCTGCAGCTTTCCAGCTTGAGTCCAGTGATCCTGTGAGAAGACGCTGTACAAACTGCAGACGGAAGGCAGCAGTTCGACTCTGTAGATGAATAAGTCCATGTCCACCATCCTCCTTAGGCAGATATAAAACACTCTGAGGTACCCAGTGTAGATTGTCCCAGAAAAAATCAACCAGGACTGACTGAATCTTCGGTAGCAGGTTTGAAGGAGGATCCACACAAGCCAGCCGATGCCAAAGAGAGGATGCAACCAGGTTGTTAATAATGAGAACACGCCCCCTGTACGAAGTAATACTGAAAAGAAATTTCCATTTCTCTAGACGACCTTTAACTTTTTCAATTACCCCATCAAAATTCTTTTGAATAAAAGCATCATCACCTAAGAAAACACCCAGGTATTTAAAACCACCCCTATTCCAAACTAAGCCATCAGGCAGACCAGGTTCGCCACTCACCCAACTCCCAACCAGCAAGGCTATGCTTTTTGACCAATTTACCTTTGCTGAAGAAACAACCTTAAATTCATTGCAAATTTTTAAAAGCGTGTCAACATCTCTCTGGCCATTAACAAGGACAGCCACATCGTCAGCATAAgctgacaatttaaaaacatcatcACAGTTAGGGATTTTCACTCCAACAATCTCCTTCCTCAACCTTACAAGGAAAGGTTCAATAGCCAGACTATACAGCATGCCCGACAAGGGACATCCTTGACGGACACCTCTGTATACCTTAAAAGGAGcgcacaagtcaccattaaccttGAGAATACTTTCAATGTCACAATACAATGCTTTGATCATTCGAATAAAATTGGGGCTGAAACCAAAGGCTGACAAGGTATTCCACAAATAATTATGCTCAACCCTATCAAATGCCTTTTCTTGGTCAATTGAAACCACACCAAAATCCAGATTGAAGTATTTGCCAATATAGAAGACATCTCTGATGAAGGAAACATTGTTGTGAATCAATCTGCCtggcacacagtaggtctggtcaggGTGGATTACCTGCTCCAAAACCTCCCCAAGTCTATTTGCTAAAACTTTAGACAGCAGTTTGTATTCAGAGCAGAGGACTGACACCGGCCTCCAGGACCTTATATCTGTCAGGTCTCCCTTTTTTGGCAGTAAAGTGAGCACTGCTCTACGGCAGCTCAGTGGCAGCACCCCTCTGGTGATGCTGTCTCTCAGAACAGCAAGCACATCTGTGCCCAACTCTGGCCAAAAGGACTTATAAAAGTCTACTGGCAGGCCATCCACCCCAGGTGCTTTGCCACTCTCCATACTGTGGAGGgctctctccagctcctctaGGGTCAACACCCTTCCAAGGGCTGTGTTTGCCTCTTCAGATACCTTAGGTAGGTCACAAAGAAAAGCCTTGTCAGTCGCCTGATCTTGTGGATTTTCGCTGTTATAAAGCTCCTTATAAAAATGTACTGCTCTATTGCGTATTTCTGGAGAATTAGAAAGGATTCTCCCATCTTCAGACCTCAAAGCATGAATGAACTTCCTCTGTCCATTCTTTACCTCCAAGttaaaaaagaattttgatggtacatccatcagctccacactctggaagcgggacctgaccagagctcccTGTGCCCTCAAACCTAAAAAGTCagccaatgttttcttttttgagttAAGAATTTCAGTGGGTGCCTGATCACCCGTTTGTTCTGCCAGATTTTGAAGTTCGATTATTTCCTcctctatttttttcattgagAGTGTTATGTTCCTTGTGACATTGGCTGTATACTCCTGGCagagttgttttatttgtacctTGGCACAATCCCACCATTGCTGCAAAGACTTATAACAGGATTTCGTGGTTCTAAATTCCTtccagaaaaaaaggaagactTCTCTAAAATGGCCATCAGCCAACAAATTGGTATTAAAGTGCCAGTAGGCACTTTTTGGTTTTACAAATTCTAGAAataaagaacagaaaaccaaaCTATGGTCAGAAAAGCCAACTGGAATTATTGAACATTTCCTGAATAGACTACGCTGATGTTTGAAACCATAAAACCTGTCAAGTCTTGCAAGAGACAAACAATTATTATATGAGTGTGCCCAAGTATATTGCTTCTGTTCACCATGAAAGTTCCTCCAAATATCACTAAGATCATTGGACTTCATAATCTCTACAAGCCGTCTACGAGAGGGCATGTGCGGCTCGACATGATTTCTGTCAAAATTTTGTGCAGTACAATTGAAATCTCCTCCAAGGATAAGAATATCCTCTGAACAGCAATTTTTTATAACATTTCCAACAGTATTTAAAAACAGCATTCTATCTGTTGCCAGTGTAGGAGcataaatgcaaataaacacaaaaaaacgatTTTCAAACTGGGCTCTGACCTTTAAAAGTCTTCCCTCTATAACTTCATCAACATCAAAAGTGATGGGAATAAAGGACTTAGAAAACAGAACTGCAACCCCACCACTAGTAGAAGTACCATGACTAAGTATGGACAGACCATCAAACTCCTGAGCCCAAGCAGCTGCATTAGACGCATCACTGTGCGTTTCTTGCATAAAGAGAACATCAAACTTATTCTGTCTGATTGTTTCAAACACAGAGAGCCTCTTAATTTTTTCTCTTGcgccatttacatttaaagaagCAACACGAAATTCACCCATCattataaagaaaaaataaaaaaataaatatagacaTATGCAATCAGCCATCCTAGGACACAAAGTGGAAattgtttttaacatttgtcaTCGTTGGCATTCAGTAGAACATTGAGTTTTGTGAGAATCTTTTTTAGACGAAATCCTTCTTGATCAGTGATGCTACCATCACGCATAAATGCTCGTGATTTGTTCATAAACTGTTCAATGTCAGGAAAAAATTCGTCTACCCGGACCTTCCTAGAATGTTTTGTGTCCTTAAGGAATTTCTTTATATCCTCCACTCTATAATTGCGAGTGCGATAGCCGCTTAGTCGCAAGCTGCAGGTTACACTACAGTCAGAGAGatcactttcactctcattaTCAGTCAATTCTATATGAGCGCGTCCCCCTTTATTCTTTATAATgcgctttctttttcctttattCGACGGTGCTTTAAACACATTATTGTCCTCCTCCAACACGGAGGTTTCCATGTCTTCCATAGCGACGGAAACCTCCccattaatgacatcatcattgcTCCCTTGACAGTTCTGAGAATCAGTGATAGTCTCCCCCAAAAGTGCGGAAAGATCCTCCCCATCAGCCGATCTAACATCGTGATTTTCCCCGTGCCCTTGGACTGAATTTAACGTTAAATCAGGAGTTTGGCTCTCCGGCCCACTAGCAGAGGCAGCAGCCTCCTCCTCATTATTTGCACCAAAGTTAACATTAGGTTCGTTGTTGGTCTCTTTAGACGTTCCCTCTGCCACATCACCCCTAGACTCATTGCTATTTTCACTGTTTCCACTATTATTCGTGTCATCCTTTTTATCAGGACACGCGCGCACGAGATGCCCCGATTGtccacaaccaaaacatttcataatgCTAGTTGTTGCATAAATCACATAATTAAAGTTATCCACAGTCACATTAATTGTCAAGTCCAATTCATCATTGTTATTCTTAAGGATCATGTACACGAAACGCCTGAAGGACACTATATGTTTCAACAACGGAGATTTACTCGCAATCgggatttttttaattgttgagACCACTTTGCCATAGCGCGACAGTGTTTGTCCTAGAATCTCatcagaaatgaatggggggACATTAGACAAAATGACTTTCTTGGAAGGCGTAGAAAGAGGGGCAACAGAGGTAAAAACGCCATCTATCACCACGCCATTCTCCGTCAGCTGATTGGCAAACTCAATTGATTTTAAGAAAAGCACAATCGCGTTGTTCATGCGAGATGCTGATACGATATTCTCATGACCAACAATTTCTCCGGCAGCCAAACTACAATCCTCAACACTGGCTGCCGATGCTATTTTAACAGCATGACGCCGAGTTAGTTGACCAAAAATCTCTGCCATGATTCCAGCACAAGACTGGAGGCAGTCGCTTTAGGGGAAAACCCCCTGTTTATTGCCAGAAAACTAAACCAAGCAAAAACCTTTAGTACTCCAGCAGAAAGtaatagatagaaagaaagaaaatagaagtAAAGTGAGAAATAGAGATTTAAACAGAACACTCGTTCGCGGTACAGCGACCGAAACACCATCCACTCACCACTGACTCCGCCCACTCACACCAACcatgcgcagagagagagagagagagagagagagagaaactacaATCAGTGGCTACCGTCTGGCAGTGGAACCAGGTAGACAGAAAACCCTGGCTGCCAACAGAACAAAGAGTGTGTGGTCACTGTCGGGCAGAGAAGGTTGAGACAGATTAGCACTTTcttctacactgcaaaaaaaatatGATCGTTTTGGACAGTCCATTTTCACTCCAAAAAACTATCCCAATGTTTGAAGACAGTGACAAAATAGCCATAGCTCTTGGAGAAGGGTCTTCCGCTGCCTGGACAGCACAATATGTCTTAAAATGTCATGACCGGAGGGACTCAGTCTAAAGTAAACTTGTGTTCACattcatagacacatacacacacacacacacacacacacacacacacacacacacacacacacacacaggagggacTCAGTCTAAAGTAAACTTGTGTTCACAtttatagacacatacacacacacacatactgtacacacacacacacacacacacacacacacacacacacacacacacacacacagagagagagagagagagagagagagagagatagacagagagagatagggagataga from Alosa sapidissima isolate fAloSap1 chromosome 24, fAloSap1.pri, whole genome shotgun sequence encodes:
- the LOC121700370 gene encoding double C2-like domain-containing protein alpha isoform X3, which gives rise to MTVRKGKRMGISIQEHMAIDVCPGPIRPIRQISAYFPRLSPTSSISDSLSPNQAACPSSPLLGGGGASAVGGLLSPMSPGATGGGGGTLSMMSSMDTSIEIDSCDSDDNTSLGTLEFDLRYETETSSLHCTVIRAKGLKPMDFNGLADPYVKLHLLPGACKANKLKTKTVRNTLNPMWNETLTYCGITDEDMYRKTLRVSVCDEDKLTHNEFIGETRIALRRVKPNQPKHFNICLEHPAASETGEGRMGG